The region CGAAGAGCTATCGCATCTATCAAACGGTCAAGCACTTCCTGCCGCGGCTCCTCGATAACGAATTCCTGCAGGAAATCAATTTCCTTCAAAGGGTCGGTCTTAACAATTATGATTTTCTTATCAGGCTGTACTATATTCTCCTTGCCATACCTTTCCCAGAGTTTATTGAGGAGTTTCACGGTGAAAGCTTCTCTTTGCAGTTCTATCTTCACTTCATCCTTGCCAAGCGAACCCATCTCCACCTTGGCAAAATCTTTGAGCCGGATCGCAGGCGTACCGAGGCGCAGGATGGCAGTAAAAATAAAAACCGGCTCGACGGGGTCAACGAATACTTTCATCCTCCCTATGACTCTATTAAGGGATAGGTCCGCCAGGGAATCCATTATGAGGATCTTGGTTGTCTTCGCTCCTACTGCATCAGGGGATTCTACCACATATGTTTCAAGCTGTTCCATTACACCCTCATTTTGAAATGAATCCTGATACCAGCAAAGCCGCCCCGACCGCGCCTATGTATTGTGCATTATCGGGAACTATGACCTTTACTTTGAGCAATTCCTCAACAGCTTTGGGAAGTCCCTCAATAAGTGACGTTCCACCCACCATTATTACAGGTTCTTTGACATCGATCTCCTGAAGCTGCTGCTCGAATAACTGTTCTGCCACGCTATGGCAGGCTGCGGCGGCAACATCCTCGGGTTTGCTCCCCGCTGCCAGTGAATTTACAAGGGACTGGATACCGAAAACTATACAGTAGCTATTCATTTTGACATTGTGGGCATTTCCTTTGACCGCGAGGGCGCCAAGCTCTGTGATGCCCACCCCGAGCCTTTTCGCGGTCATCTCGAGAAATCGTCCCGATGCGCCCGCACATATGCCTCCCATCGTGAACATCCCGGGTATGCCGTCTATTACAGATATGGCTTTATTGTCCATGCCCCCTATATCAAGCACGGTCGCAGTTCCCTTTTGTTTATCGGCAAGATACACGGCTCCCTTAGAGTTGACCGTGATCTCTTCCTGGACAAGGTCTGCCTTGAAATGCTCACCCAGAAGGAACCTTCCGTATCCGGTCGTGCCGAGGGCCTGGATCTCTTCCCTACTGACCCCGGCCTCTTTCAAAGCATTGCCATAGGCTTCTTCAGCACTTTCAAGCACTTTGATCGTTGGCACCCATCCTTTGCCGATTATCTTGTTGTCCCGCATGATAACGGCTTTCGTGGTAGTTGAGCCTGAATCTATACCTGCTGTCAACCCGCTCTGCTTTTCTCGCGCAAGAAGGCTTTTGCGTCTGGCCGTGGTGGTAAGAGCCTCCATTCTTGTGAGAAGCGTCCCGGCCGTTGTCCTCTCCGTGAAGGAATAGCTTATGACCGGAATACCCGTTTGTTCATGAATATACCGGCGTACCTCGCTCCTCACGATCGCGGCCTCGGCACATCTGAAGCACGTTGCAACGAAAACAGCATCAACGTGCACTTTCCCGGTGACGATGGATTTTGCCCTTGCCATCATCAGCTTCAGGTCAGGACTTGCGACTTTGAGCCCGAATTCCTCTTCTATCGACTCAATATCAGAAATATCCACTTCCGGATAAACCATTACAGCATTGACCTGCTTCACGGCAGATTCTATCTCTTTCTGTATACCGCTGTACTCCACGCCGCACGAAAGCTCTGCTATCCTTACAGGATTTTCCGATGCGCTTAATTTTCTTACCGCGGTGATCTGCACGGGATCTGGTTCTATCTCTTTTTCTCTTCCGCCGCATTCAGCACCGCACGAGGCAACCATTGGATTATTAATCATATTCATTTCTTTTCCTCCGTCGGTTTAAGGGATTTCAGGAATTCGGCTATCTTGAACACGAATTCCTTTGCATCTTCCTCGGATACTGGATAATCCAATTCTAGCATTGGTATTTTCTTAGAACGTATCAGGAAATTCACGAGTTCGTTCGTCCTTGCGCATCCCATGCAGCCGAACGATATTACCGGTTCGCGCACTACGATCGCTGCATCCGCATTCTGGATGAGCGGGTCGAATAACGACATTCTTCCTCTCACTCCCGAAGGTACCTCCACAGCGGCATATTTAAGGCCGAGTTTTGGATCTTCAGGCGTGATGTTAATAGGAGGAGAATCAAGAGACTGCGTTCTTACTTTCTTCCCGATTTCCTGCATTATAGCTAGCGGTTCATGGCCGAAGCGCTCCACAAGGTCAGAAAGGATAAGACTGTTAGTCGGGTAAATGAAGATCTTCATGGGCTTACCTCTGTTTCTTTTATTATTTCTTTAAATCTCTCAATATCAAGTTTTTTCTTTCTCGTTTTTTGTTTGGGAATCTCACCTCTATCCAGCGCCATCAGTGCCCGGGCTATATGGGGTAATAATTTGTTCTCTGTCTCGATGGTGTGGAATCCCGGCCTTGCCCCGCCTCGCCTCGTGGCCCTACAGCGGTAAGGTTCACCCGGGGCTAAACCACGCTCTTTTATGAATATGCCGTATGGATCCATCCTGCGAATCTCAGCGAGGAGCTTCTCTACGACGGCGCGTTCCCCCGAGACTATCACCCCAAAACAGGTTTCTTTTATCATCACATCGGCATTGGATTCGTAAAGCTTTACAACCACATCGCTTGGCAGCACTTTCTGGGAATTGATCACTACCATTTTCGTAAGGGTATCCATTATGAAACCTCTCTTATGTAAACAACATCTCCCACTTTGATTTCTTTGAGCCGGTTGGGATCGGTTACTTTTCCTATGATATTCGTACTTTCGAACTTCTCACCTGTCGGACCATACCTTTCATCATCGGTAAGCTTAACACCAATCATGCCGTAACGCTTCGCCGCCTGATTGGTTACAGCTATTTCCCCTGCAGCGACTTTACTCTTTGGAGTATTCTCGGGATTTATTTCCTTATATGCTTCTGCCTCTTTTTCAGCCCTGAAAAGATATGTGTTTTCATAAGTGTAGAACACAGGCAGCGGACCGAGGGGTCGGTCTTTGAGGCGGAGGGAGTGCCTGAAGAAGTCAAGGGTTATGGGCGCAAGGTCATCGTATAATTTGACATCTATTATCTTATCTGATTTTACTCCAAGACATGTGACCATACCTTCTTTCATGATCTCTATTGTGGTATCTGGGTCCTGTTCAACAATGATGGCATCCTCGCCCATATATCCTCTTTTTTCAAGCTTCAGTCCCCTTGCATTCAGCAGTTTCTCCGCGACATCAAAGCTCATTCCCTGTACCATTACTCGATCGGGATTGGAAACCACAGCAAGCTTGCTGCCCTCAGGCGCAATTTTGAGGAGTTCGATCCCATGGGAGACATGTCCAACCACGCTATGGACGGCGCTTGACGTCCGGTCCTCTTTGTATATGTATACGCGGCCGTTCCCCAGTCCGTCTGTGCGCACCACCACGGCACCTTCAGAACGCGCATCCCAGTGTTCATAGGGGCATCCTTCTCCTTTGAGCATATTATCTGAAATGAATGAATTTGAGAAGGTATCAACCCGGAATATCTTTTTTCTTATAAGTGCCAGGAAATGCTCAGCACCTTCAGGGGATTCATTTATCAGGTCTACTTTAAAATAGGTAAAGATTTTCATCCCATCTTCGACTCCTGTATCGAGGTCAGAAGTGGATATCTTGTTAAGGAGCGTTTCCCATTTTATGACAGGTTCTATTCTTGATAGGATGTCTCCCTGCTTGAGTTGTGCAAGAACATTCTTACCGCTTATGACCTTACCCATAACAGCATCCCTGGGACTTCCATAATCGGATATGTGCTTATCTTTTGCAAACATCAGATAGGAATTCCTGGCATCATACCCGCCTGTCCCACAGAATACGTCATAACGGTTGAATTTTTTCTCTACTCTCTCGATTAAGATATCTGTTTCTACAGGTCCAAAAGCGATCGAGTTATGGGTCTCCCAGTGTGCTTTCATGTCAACAAGAAGATGACTGAACTTATTCCACAAAGCTTGATCACCGACAAGTTCAATCCTTAACTCCCCTTTTGAGGTGAATATCTTGTATTCTGAGGTTGCTTCCTCCTTTTTCTCACCCACTTTCAGGATGCCAATGGTTGTGCCCGGGATGTGGAATGATTTAGTTAGATCTAAGACATCCTTCAGTTTTGAACCTTCTTTAGCTTCAAATTTTTCTCCATTAACCTCTATTGAGATCACGTATCACCTATAATTTCAGCGGGTTCATTTTAATTCTTTGACTATCCCTTCAAGGGCTTCTTCCCTCTCTTTCTCGGATAGTTTTGATAAAACAGCATCCGTCTCCCCGATGTCAATTATCTTGCCCAGGCGCATCAATGCAGCCCTGTCGCAAACCTGAGCGACAAAATCCATATCATGTGATACTATGATAAAAGTCTCCCCGAGTTCTTTTCTGGCTTGAAGGATGGATTTCGCAACTTCTATCTTCGTTACGGGATCCATTGTCCCTGTGGGCTCATCAAAAACAAGGATCCTGGGCTCTTTGATAAGGACCTGGGCCATCGCGACCCTGTGCCTTTCACCTTCGCTTAATTCATCAGGCATTTTGGTGAGAACTTCCTTTGCCTTTTTCTCCGTGAAACCAGCGGTCAACATTGTCTGGATCGCTTTTCGCTCACCCAATTCAAAAGGCAGATCAAGACCTATGGATTCTGTCAGGTTATTGAGCACGTTCCTGTGGGGATAAAGACTGTATTCTTGATGTAATATTCCAATATATTTGGTAGCCCTTCCCTTCTTGTCCGGCCCAAGCTGCGTGAGGTCGATCCATTCGTCCCCTATTCTGACTTCGATTGAACCTGACGTAGGGCGCAATAATCCGGAGATGATCTTGGAAGTTGTGGTCTTGCCTGCTCCACTGACTCCGATTAACCCGAATATTTCACCCTCATTTACATCGAAACCTATGTCATTGACCGCCCGGACAATGCCCCTGTCAAGAGAGAAATACGTCATTTTCAGTTCGCGTGCCCGAATTATGGGTTTTCCTATCTCAACTTTTTCCTGGTCACCCACGTCTCCAACTTCTTTCATGAATTCCGCAGCGACATCATGCGGGTCACCGATCTTTAGAATCTTTCCTTCATCAAGCCAGAGAGCCCTGTGTGAAAGTTCTTCGATAACCTTGGGCCAATGGGAGGTTATGATAAGTGACATCTGGAAATTCTTGGTGGCATTTAAAATTGTTTCATGGACCAGGTCCGCGGTTTTTGGGTCAAGTGTTCCTGTGGGTTCGTCCGCGAGTAACAAAATCGGGTTCTTAACAAGCTGTCTTGCAAGAACCACCCGCTGTTTTTCTCCACCAGAAAGTTCTCTTGCGATATGCATCATCCTGTTGGAAAGATTGACCTGGTCGAGCAGATCTGCGGCTTTGTTTATTGCATTCGGTCCCATCTCATCAATTTCCTGAAGAGCGTTCATGACATTCACAATAACCCTCTCATCGCCGTACAGCGCAAAAGTCCTCTGGAGCATGATTGCGATCCTTCTGGTAATTTCCCTTCTGATCGGGTCATGGATATCCATTTTTATGAAATCTGCATCGAATTTCTCAAGGCGCTCATTACATCTCGGACAGGCAGTCCCTGCTTTACTTGGGCGGTCAATGAATCCGCATGCGTTACAGCGGGAAAGATGGTATATCACGCTTCCCGTTACATCGTCAAAGGCTTCCACACCTCTGAGGACATGCATGAGAATGGATTTTCCTGCGCTGCTTTTCCCCAATATCCCAAGTATTTCTCCTTCATTGACTTCGAGGTTTATATTTTTGAGCACGTCAATTCCATCAAAGCCTACACGAAGGTCTTTAATTTCAATAAATAGCGTCATATTTGTTCTCCATGGTCACTTATCCGCATCATTAATTCATATTATTATAAATTTTTGCTTTCTGACGGCGAAACGTTACAAATCATCTAATCCTGAAGATTAAATACGCAGGCAATTTCTAATCTGACCGTTCCTGCGGCGATTTAAAATAGATGCGGCAGTACATAAATATAACGATAATACATTACATTATAAACAAATAAAGTTTATAATAATTACCCGGAGGAGCAATAATTCTTTATATTCTTTACATCTATTACAGGCGTGAGGTATTCTATTGAACATTATTGGTGGCCATGCATCCCAATTGCTTGCGGGACGAGTCTCTGATGCATTAAAATCTAATCTGCTGGTATGCGAATTCAGGAAATTTCCAGATGGGGAATTGTATACACGAATTTTAGATGAAATAGGCACGGATGATGTTACCATAATCCAGAGCACGGTTACCGATTCGGATTTTGTAATGCTGCTACAGCTTATAGACGCATGCAGTGACGCAGCAAGGATCAATGTGGTTATCCCTTACATGGGCTATGCGCGCCAGGATAAACGCTTCAAGGAAGGCGAGCCGATAAGCGCCCGCGCAATCGCGCGAGCTATTAACGTGGATAATATCTACACCATCAATATACATGATCCGGGTATTCTTGATCACTTTGACGCAAAAGCCGTGAACCTTGATGCGACGCCTGTTATGGGCAAATATATAAAAAATATGGATCTGAAAAATCCCCTGATAATCGCCCCGGATGAAGGTGCCATCGGACTTGCAACAAACGCAGCAAGAGATCTGGGTCTGGACTATGATTTTCTGGAAAAGACGCGTTTGAGCGGGGAACTTGTAACTATCAAGCCAAAGAATGTGGCGGTCAAAGGAAGGGATGTTATCATTATCGACGATATCATATCGACCGCAGGTACCATGGCAGAAACGATATCACTTTTGCGGAACCAGGGGGCCCATGAGGTCTATGTTGCATGCGTGCATCCTGTTCTCTCAAGCAATGCCATCCTGAAATTGTTCAAAGCCGGGGTGAAGGGAATAATGGCGACGGATACCATTGATCGAGGCGTGAGTGTTATCAGCGTTGCTCCTGTCGTGGCAGAAGCCATAAAAAATATTTAAAAAAAATTTTAGATATTGATTACTTAAGCAGGATCGAGAATGTATGTTTATGTTCTTCTTCCTCGGATAAAATCTCTTCAAATAACAACCGTGTCGTGAAATCCTCTTCACCATCTGCCACTTTGATGATATCGGTGTATAGTTCTATAGCTTCGTCCTCGGCCTTGAGGTCAAACTCGATCATCTCTTTCAGGGAATCGCCTACATTGATCGGCGTAGGTTTGGTCGTTGGAGTTCCGCCAAGATAGAAAAGTCGTTCGGCTATCTTCTCAGCGTGTTTCATCTCCACAACTGCTATATCCTCGAAAATATCCTTTATTTCAGGACTTTTCATGCCCATGGCCATGACATGCTGCCACATATACTGTATGCTTACTCCAATTTCTCTTGCAATCGCTTTATTTAATAACTCTAAAAGTTCTTCTGCCACTGTTTCACCTTTTAATAATTACTTTTATTCTGATATAAGCGTTGTGATTTTCGGTTTACAATAAATTTAAGTATATTAACTGCAAGTAGAGTAAAAAAAATAATAAAATTCTGACTTACAGAATTGAGATTATCAAATTCAGGAGAAAAAGAATGGCAGATTACAGAGTAGTTGTTTCGGATAGCAAGACCGCACAGGCGTACCAGATACCAGTCACAGGAACTGCGGCAAACAAATTCATTGGCAAGAATATCGGTGATACGGTTAGCGGGGACGCGCTAGGACTTGCGGGTTATACCATCAAGCTGACGGGCGGAACTGACAAAGATGGTTTCCCTATGAGGGGAGATTTACCGGGACCAGCACGAAAGAAGATCCTTGTGGCCGGGGGCGTTGGTTATCATCCAAAGGCAGACGGCGTGAGGAAAAGGAAAACCATGCGCGGACGGGAGATATCATCCGATACCGCCCAGATCAATGCCGTTGTTGTCGAATACGGCGAGAAACCATTGAGTGAGGTCTTCCCGAAGAAAGAAGGGGAAGAGAAAAAGGAAAA is a window of Candidatus Methanoperedens sp. DNA encoding:
- a CDS encoding methanogenesis marker 3 protein, with product MISIEVNGEKFEAKEGSKLKDVLDLTKSFHIPGTTIGILKVGEKKEEATSEYKIFTSKGELRIELVGDQALWNKFSHLLVDMKAHWETHNSIAFGPVETDILIERVEKKFNRYDVFCGTGGYDARNSYLMFAKDKHISDYGSPRDAVMGKVISGKNVLAQLKQGDILSRIEPVIKWETLLNKISTSDLDTGVEDGMKIFTYFKVDLINESPEGAEHFLALIRKKIFRVDTFSNSFISDNMLKGEGCPYEHWDARSEGAVVVRTDGLGNGRVYIYKEDRTSSAVHSVVGHVSHGIELLKIAPEGSKLAVVSNPDRVMVQGMSFDVAEKLLNARGLKLEKRGYMGEDAIIVEQDPDTTIEIMKEGMVTCLGVKSDKIIDVKLYDDLAPITLDFFRHSLRLKDRPLGPLPVFYTYENTYLFRAEKEAEAYKEINPENTPKSKVAAGEIAVTNQAAKRYGMIGVKLTDDERYGPTGEKFESTNIIGKVTDPNRLKEIKVGDVVYIREVS
- a CDS encoding ferritin-like domain-containing protein is translated as MAEELLELLNKAIAREIGVSIQYMWQHVMAMGMKSPEIKDIFEDIAVVEMKHAEKIAERLFYLGGTPTTKPTPINVGDSLKEMIEFDLKAEDEAIELYTDIIKVADGEEDFTTRLLFEEILSEEEEHKHTFSILLK
- a CDS encoding methanogenesis marker 15 protein; the protein is MNMINNPMVASCGAECGGREKEIEPDPVQITAVRKLSASENPVRIAELSCGVEYSGIQKEIESAVKQVNAVMVYPEVDISDIESIEEEFGLKVASPDLKLMMARAKSIVTGKVHVDAVFVATCFRCAEAAIVRSEVRRYIHEQTGIPVISYSFTERTTAGTLLTRMEALTTTARRKSLLAREKQSGLTAGIDSGSTTTKAVIMRDNKIIGKGWVPTIKVLESAEEAYGNALKEAGVSREEIQALGTTGYGRFLLGEHFKADLVQEEITVNSKGAVYLADKQKGTATVLDIGGMDNKAISVIDGIPGMFTMGGICAGASGRFLEMTAKRLGVGITELGALAVKGNAHNVKMNSYCIVFGIQSLVNSLAAGSKPEDVAAAACHSVAEQLFEQQLQEIDVKEPVIMVGGTSLIEGLPKAVEELLKVKVIVPDNAQYIGAVGAALLVSGFISK
- a CDS encoding methanogenesis marker 5 protein is translated as MKIFIYPTNSLILSDLVERFGHEPLAIMQEIGKKVRTQSLDSPPINITPEDPKLGLKYAAVEVPSGVRGRMSLFDPLIQNADAAIVVREPVISFGCMGCARTNELVNFLIRSKKIPMLELDYPVSEEDAKEFVFKIAEFLKSLKPTEEKK
- a CDS encoding methanogenesis marker 17 protein — encoded protein: MEQLETYVVESPDAVGAKTTKILIMDSLADLSLNRVIGRMKVFVDPVEPVFIFTAILRLGTPAIRLKDFAKVEMGSLGKDEVKIELQREAFTVKLLNKLWERYGKENIVQPDKKIIIVKTDPLKEIDFLQEFVIEEPRQEVLDRLIDAIALRIIPEGFRVRKHELSTSHVLFVASEDTIKPEWIAKAREMLESLRSAENV
- a CDS encoding methanogenesis marker 6 protein, whose protein sequence is MDTLTKMVVINSQKVLPSDVVVKLYESNADVMIKETCFGVIVSGERAVVEKLLAEIRRMDPYGIFIKERGLAPGEPYRCRATRRGGARPGFHTIETENKLLPHIARALMALDRGEIPKQKTRKKKLDIERFKEIIKETEVSP
- a CDS encoding 30S ribosomal protein S6e, which produces MADYRVVVSDSKTAQAYQIPVTGTAANKFIGKNIGDTVSGDALGLAGYTIKLTGGTDKDGFPMRGDLPGPARKKILVAGGVGYHPKADGVRKRKTMRGREISSDTAQINAVVVEYGEKPLSEVFPKKEGEEKKEKVKETKRGSKR
- the atwA gene encoding methyl coenzyme M reductase system, component A2 — its product is MTLFIEIKDLRVGFDGIDVLKNINLEVNEGEILGILGKSSAGKSILMHVLRGVEAFDDVTGSVIYHLSRCNACGFIDRPSKAGTACPRCNERLEKFDADFIKMDIHDPIRREITRRIAIMLQRTFALYGDERVIVNVMNALQEIDEMGPNAINKAADLLDQVNLSNRMMHIARELSGGEKQRVVLARQLVKNPILLLADEPTGTLDPKTADLVHETILNATKNFQMSLIITSHWPKVIEELSHRALWLDEGKILKIGDPHDVAAEFMKEVGDVGDQEKVEIGKPIIRARELKMTYFSLDRGIVRAVNDIGFDVNEGEIFGLIGVSGAGKTTTSKIISGLLRPTSGSIEVRIGDEWIDLTQLGPDKKGRATKYIGILHQEYSLYPHRNVLNNLTESIGLDLPFELGERKAIQTMLTAGFTEKKAKEVLTKMPDELSEGERHRVAMAQVLIKEPRILVFDEPTGTMDPVTKIEVAKSILQARKELGETFIIVSHDMDFVAQVCDRAALMRLGKIIDIGETDAVLSKLSEKEREEALEGIVKELK
- a CDS encoding ribose-phosphate diphosphokinase, whose amino-acid sequence is MNIIGGHASQLLAGRVSDALKSNLLVCEFRKFPDGELYTRILDEIGTDDVTIIQSTVTDSDFVMLLQLIDACSDAARINVVIPYMGYARQDKRFKEGEPISARAIARAINVDNIYTINIHDPGILDHFDAKAVNLDATPVMGKYIKNMDLKNPLIIAPDEGAIGLATNAARDLGLDYDFLEKTRLSGELVTIKPKNVAVKGRDVIIIDDIISTAGTMAETISLLRNQGAHEVYVACVHPVLSSNAILKLFKAGVKGIMATDTIDRGVSVISVAPVVAEAIKNI